One stretch of Longimicrobiales bacterium DNA includes these proteins:
- a CDS encoding glycoside hydrolase domain-containing protein has protein sequence MTRRTLMRPFRAAALLLMAHGLAACASTGHGPSAPGGVLPGFDTRTYPGDAAMRTWLDASPYRWVGYYLPAPCYTGTSWVGTRERIASIGWGVAPLFVGEQDWSAIQPGDTTVAEQGARCTTQNLTPAQGAADAVAADSVMDAEGFPPGTPVFLDVERMERVSRAMEEYVHAWFTEMLARGRYTPSLYAHERNVTPLFERARAAFAAAGRSDEPFLWVARAGALDVGSRPADSGILSAAIWQGRFDVDETWGDVTLRVDANVASVAVPGIMPYR, from the coding sequence GTGACACGACGTACGCTCATGCGCCCCTTTCGCGCCGCCGCTCTCCTGCTCATGGCCCACGGCCTTGCCGCCTGCGCCAGCACTGGGCACGGGCCGTCGGCGCCGGGCGGCGTGCTGCCGGGCTTCGACACGCGGACCTACCCCGGGGACGCCGCGATGCGGACCTGGCTGGACGCGTCGCCGTATCGCTGGGTCGGCTACTACCTGCCGGCACCCTGCTACACGGGCACGAGCTGGGTGGGAACCCGCGAGCGCATTGCATCGATCGGATGGGGCGTCGCGCCGCTGTTCGTCGGCGAGCAGGACTGGTCGGCCATCCAGCCAGGGGACACGACCGTTGCAGAGCAGGGAGCGCGCTGCACGACGCAGAACCTGACGCCGGCGCAGGGCGCTGCCGATGCTGTCGCCGCGGACAGCGTCATGGACGCCGAGGGCTTCCCGCCGGGCACGCCTGTGTTCCTGGATGTCGAGCGCATGGAGCGCGTGTCACGTGCAATGGAGGAGTACGTGCACGCGTGGTTCACCGAGATGCTGGCGCGCGGTCGCTACACGCCCTCGCTGTACGCGCACGAGCGCAATGTCACCCCGCTCTTCGAGCGTGCGCGCGCTGCATTCGCAGCGGCCGGCAGAAGCGACGAGCCTTTTCTGTGGGTCGCGCGGGCCGGCGCACTGGACGTGGGCAGCCGGCCCGCGGACTCGGGCATCCTGAGCGCCGCGATCTGGCAGGGTCGTTTCGACGTGGATGAGACGTGGGGCGACGTCACGCTGCGTGTCGACGCCAATGTCGCGAGCGTGGCAGTCCCCGGTATCATGCCGTACCGCTGA
- a CDS encoding patatin-like phospholipase family protein gives MKRRTAAALRVLVACACILLLRAPVQGQEALVLSGGGGRGIAHAGVLLGLEQRGHSPDVVIGTSMGSIVGALYAAGVDADSIAEIFTREDWRALFAPDVLTVGPERIAVRPLVSFGVGDDALVLGGVVPDAGINRRLVEMFFDAGARARSDFDRLPRRYRAVAADLRDGSVVVLGSGDLARAVRASMAVPGVFSPVVIDGRTLVDGGIADNLPTAQARALGASYIIASDVLQPELDELPTSRVAIGVRALRLLIENASPPGPEPDVFIAPRIPEEVSAATFPAETRPLIDIGRAAALDVLPAHTAADPLPLPARLDRLADSVVVEGGDARLDALVRAAFADAAGAEYDAGHIVRRASGLYATGMFRGIWPRVEGDDGEPTLVVRAEAVPASIFALAAGWDDRRGARGLLTLRQRIRLGGASEFRVSAQADRFLRRGALELGRPLPRQPAISLGAGVHYADRDVARFTPEGEDVNVERRGAWLSAGWRTADGRYSAALQWITEHVRHPGGTGTSTGPRIHFTEAPAYPLIAGEPLLLDAGIRFGDVAYPHLRVRASLDRAVGRLMGALVMDAAGTDGDAPADAQFALGDVGGLPWLDTGAERGTRRLIVGADVAYRIFLDGGIRLRLRSGAAGGTIEDLQDGDAWHSGLEIGAIWPTPFGVLAGGFAVGTDRSTRFTVDIGSTF, from the coding sequence GTGAAGCGACGCACTGCCGCGGCGCTGCGCGTGCTCGTCGCCTGTGCGTGCATCCTCCTGCTGCGTGCACCGGTGCAGGGGCAGGAGGCACTCGTGCTGAGCGGTGGCGGCGGGCGCGGAATCGCTCATGCCGGGGTGCTGCTGGGCCTGGAGCAACGCGGGCATTCACCGGACGTGGTGATCGGCACCAGCATGGGCTCGATCGTCGGCGCGCTGTACGCCGCGGGTGTCGATGCGGACAGCATTGCCGAAATCTTCACACGCGAGGACTGGCGGGCGCTCTTTGCACCCGACGTGCTCACGGTCGGGCCGGAGCGAATCGCCGTGCGGCCGCTGGTCTCGTTCGGCGTCGGCGATGATGCACTCGTGCTCGGTGGCGTGGTGCCGGATGCCGGCATCAATCGCCGGCTGGTCGAGATGTTCTTCGATGCGGGTGCGCGCGCACGCAGCGATTTCGACCGGCTGCCGCGCCGCTACCGCGCGGTCGCTGCAGACCTGCGCGACGGCAGCGTGGTCGTGCTCGGCAGCGGCGACCTGGCGCGCGCCGTGCGCGCCAGCATGGCGGTGCCCGGCGTCTTTTCACCCGTCGTGATCGACGGCCGGACCCTCGTCGATGGCGGCATTGCGGACAATCTGCCGACCGCACAGGCACGTGCGCTGGGCGCGTCGTACATCATCGCGTCCGATGTGCTGCAGCCGGAGCTGGATGAGCTGCCGACGTCCCGCGTCGCCATCGGCGTACGCGCACTGCGTCTGCTGATCGAGAATGCATCGCCACCGGGTCCAGAGCCGGACGTGTTCATCGCGCCGCGGATCCCCGAGGAAGTCAGCGCCGCTACGTTTCCCGCCGAGACCAGGCCGCTGATCGACATCGGCCGGGCAGCCGCGCTCGACGTGCTGCCGGCACACACGGCCGCTGATCCGCTGCCGCTCCCCGCACGCCTCGATCGCCTCGCGGACTCCGTCGTCGTCGAAGGCGGCGACGCGCGCCTCGACGCACTGGTGCGCGCTGCCTTCGCCGATGCGGCAGGCGCAGAGTACGACGCCGGGCACATCGTGCGACGCGCGAGCGGGCTGTATGCGACGGGGATGTTCCGCGGCATCTGGCCGCGCGTGGAAGGCGACGATGGTGAACCCACGCTGGTCGTGCGCGCGGAGGCCGTGCCGGCATCGATCTTTGCCCTCGCCGCAGGATGGGACGACCGGCGCGGTGCACGCGGGCTGCTCACACTGCGCCAGCGGATCCGGCTCGGCGGAGCGAGCGAGTTCCGCGTGAGTGCCCAGGCGGACCGGTTCCTCCGGCGCGGCGCGCTGGAGCTCGGCCGGCCACTCCCACGACAGCCTGCCATCTCCCTGGGCGCGGGCGTTCACTACGCCGACCGGGACGTTGCGCGCTTCACACCCGAGGGCGAGGACGTGAACGTCGAGCGACGCGGTGCCTGGCTGAGCGCGGGCTGGCGCACCGCCGATGGCCGCTACAGCGCTGCACTCCAGTGGATCACCGAGCACGTGCGTCATCCTGGAGGCACCGGCACCAGCACCGGCCCGCGGATCCATTTCACGGAAGCGCCCGCGTACCCGCTGATCGCCGGCGAGCCGCTGCTGCTCGACGCAGGAATCCGCTTCGGTGACGTCGCATACCCGCACCTGCGCGTGCGCGCGTCGCTCGATCGCGCGGTCGGTCGTCTCATGGGAGCACTGGTGATGGACGCGGCGGGCACGGACGGCGATGCACCCGCGGACGCACAGTTCGCGCTCGGCGACGTCGGCGGACTGCCCTGGCTGGACACGGGCGCGGAGCGCGGAACCCGACGACTGATCGTCGGGGCGGACGTCGCCTACCGCATCTTTCTCGACGGCGGCATCCGGCTGCGGCTCCGCTCGGGCGCGGCAGGCGGCACGATCGAGGACCTCCAGGATGGCGATGCCTGGCACAGCGGCCTCGAGATCGGCGCGATCTGGCCGACGCCGTTCGGTGTGCTCGCGGGCGGCTTCGCTGTGGGCACCGACAGGAGCACACGCTTCACCGTGGATATCGGCAGCACGTTCTGA
- a CDS encoding NAD-dependent epimerase/dehydratase family protein, whose protein sequence is MPQDRRQFLATSASAALGLSAVTGMIPLPAAGTPVSRARKPLRILILGGTSFIGPHQVEYALGRGHEITLFNRGRTNPGMFSELETLIGDRTGDVKALEGRQWDVVLDNSAQEPEWVELTGRVLRDNVRRYILVSTRSVYSDLSSVPSTAAAPVYTLENTQVEPGQRRPYGLRKALCEQAARAAFGERATIVRPGLIIGPGDETDRFTYWPVRIERGGEVLAPGDGTDPVQIIDARDLSEWMIRLSENDTPGTFNAVGPFNPRPFDELLHGIRAVTTAETSFTWVDTDWLLERDVRPYSDLPVWMPARGRNLGFARFDLTPEVQAGLTFRSLARTTADTLAWWHEQPKERQVLKTGLKPERETELLSAYRKMQAGRR, encoded by the coding sequence ATGCCCCAGGACCGCCGGCAGTTCCTTGCCACGTCGGCCTCGGCCGCACTCGGCCTGTCCGCCGTGACCGGCATGATCCCTCTGCCGGCTGCGGGAACGCCGGTTTCCCGGGCCCGCAAACCGCTGCGCATCCTGATCCTGGGCGGCACGAGCTTCATCGGCCCTCACCAGGTGGAATACGCGCTCGGGCGCGGCCACGAGATCACGCTGTTCAACCGTGGGCGCACGAATCCCGGCATGTTCAGCGAGCTCGAAACGCTGATCGGCGACCGGACCGGGGACGTCAAGGCGCTGGAAGGCAGACAGTGGGACGTCGTGCTCGACAACTCCGCGCAGGAGCCGGAGTGGGTGGAGCTCACGGGGCGGGTGCTGCGCGACAACGTGCGCCGTTACATCCTCGTCTCGACGCGTTCCGTCTACTCGGACCTGAGCAGCGTCCCGTCGACGGCGGCTGCGCCCGTGTACACGCTGGAGAACACGCAGGTGGAGCCCGGGCAGCGTCGCCCGTACGGGCTGCGCAAGGCACTGTGCGAGCAGGCGGCACGTGCAGCGTTCGGCGAGCGCGCGACCATCGTGCGACCAGGCCTCATCATCGGGCCCGGCGACGAGACGGACCGCTTCACGTACTGGCCGGTGCGCATCGAGCGCGGCGGCGAGGTGCTTGCACCCGGCGACGGCACGGATCCGGTCCAGATCATCGACGCGCGCGACCTCAGTGAGTGGATGATCCGGCTTTCCGAGAATGACACGCCGGGCACGTTCAACGCCGTGGGGCCGTTCAACCCACGCCCGTTCGACGAGCTCCTGCACGGCATCCGCGCGGTGACCACCGCGGAGACGTCGTTCACGTGGGTCGATACGGACTGGCTGCTCGAACGCGACGTCCGCCCCTACAGCGACCTCCCCGTCTGGATGCCCGCCCGCGGCCGCAACCTCGGCTTTGCCCGCTTCGATCTCACGCCCGAGGTCCAGGCAGGCCTGACCTTCCGCTCCCTGGCCCGGACGACGGCGGACACGCTCGCGTGGTGGCACGAACAGCCGAAGGAGCGGCAGGTGCTCAAGACCGGCCTGAAGCCCGAACGCGAGACCGAGCTGCTGTCCGCTTACAGGAAGATGCAGGCAGGACGACGCTGA
- a CDS encoding UvrD-helicase domain-containing protein, with translation MSDTQHLAGLNSAQRAAVTHIDGPLLILAGAGTGKTKTLVHRMTHLIRSANVPPARILAVTFTNRAAEEMRERVHGYVGKEARAIALGTFHALGVRILREHGTRLGLPQRFAIYATGDQLATLRSAASEISIGDDRFDHKRILWRISDWKSKRIGPEQAKRIVAEEQATGTRADDYAVLAADAYPRYEETLRAAGAIDFDDLLLLPVQLLDQDEEVRRALWKRWHHVMIDEYQDTNSVQFEMARLLAGTRRNLCVVGDDDQSIYAFRGADVGNILEFERHFPGARVVTLEDNYRSTARILGAANAIIAANRHRHQKRLRSTSGIGAPLTLHEFEDELMEAEGVADEITRRRLLHRMKWGDIAVLYRANAQSRPLEEAFRRKNIPYRVIGGVSFFERKEVADATAYLRAVAWPHDEVSLRRIINYPTRGIGRQTVLRIAERAREQRTSFVSTLAHAGAGDVGAPAARAIQSFLALVEEARASLLQAEAAAAARPPQAGEQTPLADWAQQLFERIGLEDSLRTEYRDPKQAQMRVDNVRDLVGAITRYERRIWAERLGEVLEADRLTDDEHWAPPTLHDALGRLALADMDEKDDDSERTDDRSVALMTMHSAKGLEFRDVFIVGVEEGILPHTRSLDDAEESGTDALSEERRLFYVGVTRARERLSLSWCRSRRRAGSAYEVLPSRYLEEIPPELCERISPHIERAPEESQAIRENFFASMKKMFAEEPDA, from the coding sequence GTGTCCGATACGCAGCACCTGGCAGGTCTCAACTCCGCACAACGAGCGGCCGTCACGCACATCGACGGGCCACTGCTCATCCTGGCCGGCGCCGGCACCGGCAAGACCAAGACACTGGTGCACCGGATGACCCATCTCATCCGGAGTGCCAATGTCCCGCCGGCCCGCATCCTGGCCGTCACGTTCACCAACCGCGCGGCCGAGGAGATGCGCGAGCGGGTGCACGGGTACGTCGGCAAGGAGGCGCGCGCGATCGCGCTGGGCACGTTCCACGCGCTCGGTGTGCGGATCCTGCGCGAGCACGGAACGCGGCTCGGCCTGCCGCAACGCTTTGCGATCTACGCGACCGGCGACCAGCTCGCCACGCTCCGCAGCGCGGCCTCGGAAATCTCGATCGGCGATGACCGCTTCGACCACAAGCGCATCCTCTGGCGCATCTCCGACTGGAAATCGAAGCGGATCGGCCCGGAGCAGGCGAAGCGGATCGTCGCGGAAGAGCAGGCGACCGGGACACGAGCGGACGACTATGCAGTGCTCGCGGCGGATGCGTACCCGCGCTACGAGGAGACCCTGCGTGCTGCGGGCGCCATAGATTTCGATGACCTGCTGCTCCTGCCGGTGCAGCTGCTCGACCAGGACGAGGAGGTGCGACGCGCGCTCTGGAAGCGCTGGCACCACGTCATGATCGACGAGTACCAGGACACCAACAGCGTGCAGTTCGAGATGGCGCGGCTGCTCGCGGGCACCCGGCGCAACCTCTGTGTCGTGGGCGACGACGACCAGTCGATCTATGCGTTCCGCGGAGCGGACGTCGGCAACATCCTCGAGTTCGAGCGCCATTTCCCCGGCGCCAGGGTCGTAACGCTCGAGGACAACTACCGCTCCACCGCTCGCATCCTCGGTGCGGCCAACGCGATCATTGCGGCCAACCGGCACCGTCACCAGAAGCGGCTGCGGTCCACGTCCGGCATCGGCGCTCCGCTCACGTTGCACGAGTTCGAGGACGAGCTGATGGAAGCCGAAGGCGTGGCCGATGAGATCACGCGCCGTCGGCTCCTGCACCGGATGAAGTGGGGCGACATCGCCGTCCTGTACCGCGCGAACGCGCAATCCCGCCCTCTCGAGGAGGCGTTCCGTCGGAAGAACATCCCCTACCGCGTCATCGGCGGCGTCTCCTTCTTCGAGCGCAAGGAGGTCGCCGACGCGACCGCCTACCTGCGAGCGGTCGCATGGCCCCACGACGAGGTCTCGCTTCGGCGGATCATCAACTATCCCACCCGCGGGATCGGCCGCCAGACCGTGCTGCGGATCGCCGAGCGCGCACGCGAGCAGCGAACGTCGTTCGTGAGCACGCTCGCCCATGCCGGTGCCGGCGACGTCGGCGCGCCAGCCGCACGCGCGATCCAGTCGTTCCTCGCGCTTGTGGAGGAGGCCCGTGCGTCGCTGCTGCAGGCGGAGGCTGCGGCCGCTGCGCGCCCGCCCCAGGCCGGCGAGCAGACGCCTCTCGCTGACTGGGCGCAGCAGCTCTTCGAACGGATCGGCCTGGAGGACTCCCTGCGCACCGAGTACCGAGATCCGAAGCAGGCGCAGATGCGCGTGGACAACGTGCGGGACCTGGTCGGCGCGATCACCCGCTACGAACGCCGCATCTGGGCAGAGCGACTCGGCGAGGTTCTCGAGGCGGATCGGCTGACGGACGACGAGCACTGGGCACCGCCCACCCTGCACGATGCACTCGGCCGGCTCGCCCTCGCCGACATGGACGAGAAGGACGACGACAGTGAGCGCACTGACGACCGATCGGTCGCGCTCATGACCATGCACTCCGCCAAGGGGCTCGAGTTCCGGGACGTGTTCATCGTGGGCGTCGAAGAGGGGATCCTGCCGCACACCCGCTCACTGGACGATGCAGAGGAGAGCGGTACCGACGCACTTTCGGAGGAGCGACGGCTGTTCTACGTGGGCGTCACACGCGCCCGCGAACGGCTTTCCCTGTCCTGGTGCCGCAGCCGGAGGCGGGCCGGCAGCGCATACGAGGTGCTGCCTTCACGCTACCTGGAGGAGATACCGCCCGAGCTGTGCGAGCGGATCAGCCCCCACATCGAGCGCGCGCCGGAGGAGTCCCAGGCAATCCGGGAGAACTTCTTTGCGTCCATGAAGAAGATGTTCGCGGAAGAGCCCGATGCCTGA